GCCCGCTCGCCGGATCGCCGACGATGACCCTGCGGCAGAGGGCGCGCAGCTCTCGCGCTCGTTCAGGAGGAAGGCTGCTGAGCAGCTTGGCCAGCGCGGAGCTGGCGGCGTTGCTCCACGGGAGGTCGCTCGCGGCCTGAGAGAGGCGGGCGGAGAGCCAGAGCGTGACGATCTCGGCGACCGAGAGGTGCACGGCGGTGACGCCCCGGCCTGCATCGAGCCGGATCCCCCCGCCGGGGCCGGCCTCGCCCTCGATGTTGACGCCGCGCTCCCTCAGCGTCGCGAGGTCCCTGCGCACGGTGCGGGAGCTGACCCCGAGCGTGGCGGCCAGCTCGCCGACGGTCGTCGCTCCCCGCGCGCGAAGCAGGTCGGAGAGCTCCATGACGCGGAGGGCGCGCGACATATGGTGACAGAATCTGTCAGGGTCTCGCGCTAGTCAACGCCCATGTCCGACCCACAGAAGACCTGGCCAATCGGCCTCGGCGTCCCCTCACCGACAGATGCCCATGGGTGACCGGCTGAAGGACCTCTTCGACGAGCGGCGCGTCCGCTCGATCGCCCGCGACCTCCGCTCGGCGCACCCTGGCCTCGATGAGCGCGGCTTCGCCCGTGACTGCCTGGCCGGCCTCTCCGATCTGGAGCTCACGGGCCGCGCCTCCCGGATCGCGGACGTCATGCACCACCACCTGCCGCAGCCCTTTCCGGAGGCAGCTCGTGTGATCGTGGCTTCCCTCGGGCCCGAGCTGGGTCGGAGCGACGCGTTCGGCCTGGAGCCGCTGCAGTACATGCCGCACGTGTTCTATGTGGCAAAGCGCGGTCTCGATCACTTCGAGGACGCGATGACCGCGCAATACGAGCTGACGAAGCGGTTCTCCGCCGAGTTCAGCATCCGCGCGTTCCTGACGAGGTACCCCGACGCGACGCTCCGCCGGCTCCGCGCGTGGGCCGCCGACCCGAACGTCCACGTCCGCCGGCTCGTCTCCGAGGGGACCCGTCCGCGGCTGCCGTGGGCCCCGCGGCTCCGCGCTTTCCAGCAGGATCCAGGCCCCGTCATCGATCTGCTCGAGATCCTGAAGGACGATCCGGAGCGCTACGTGCAGCGCTCCGTCGCGAACAACATCAATGACATCGGCAAGGACCACCCGAGCGTCGCGGCGAGCCTCTGCCGGCGTTGGCTCGACGGCGCGCCGCCCGGGCGGCAATGGATCGTGCGCCACGCGCTGCGCTCGCTCGTCAAGAAGGGGGATCACGGCGCGCTCGACGCGCTCGGCTTCGGCGCGGCGCCGAGCGTCGCGATCGCCTCGGCTTCGCTGTCCCCGCGATCGGTGAAGCTCGGCGGAGAGCTCCGGTTCTCGTTCGAGCTCACGTCGACGGCCCCGCGCGACCAGGAGCTGATCGTCGACTGCGCCGTGCACTTCGTGAAGGCGAACGGCTCGACGCGGCCAAAGGTCTTCAAGCTGCGGAAGCTCGTCTTGCCGCCGTCGGGTCGCGCCGAGATAGCCGGCAAGGTCTCCTTCGAGGAGATGACGACCCGCCGTCACTATCCCGGTCGCCACAGCATCGACGTGATGGTCAACGGCGTGGCGCACCCGCTGGGGCAATTCGAGGTGTGCCGGTGACCGAGCGAAGAAGACCGAGCCGTTGCGCGGGTCGGCTTCCGCGTCTATGAGGCGGCCATGAAGGACTGGGAAGCGCTCTTCGCAAAGAAGCTCGAGGAGACCGACCTCGGCAATGATCCGGCCCATGATCTGGCGCATTTCACGAGGGTGGTCGCCACGGCCAAGGCGCTCGCGGCGGACGAAGGGGCGATGCTCGAGATCGTCGTCCCCGCGGCGTGGCTGCACGATCTCGTCAACGTCCCCAAGAACGACCCCAGGCGCTCCCAGGCGTCCCGGCTCTCCGCGGAGGAGGCGCTGCGCTTCCTGCGGAGCGTGGAGTACCCCGAGGCGTTCCTCCCCGATATCGCCCACGCGATCGAGTGCCACAGCTACAGCGCGGGGATCGAGCCGACGACCCTCGAGGCGAGGGTGGTCCAGGACGCCGACCGCCTCGACGGCCTGGGGGCGATCGGGATCGCCCGCTGCTTCGCCGTGGGCGGCCTGCTCGGGGTGCGGTTCTACGATCCCGGGGATCCGTTCGCCGAGCGGAGGCCCTGGGACGACCGGGTGAACGCGATCGACCACTTCCACGTGAAGCTGTTCAAGACCGCCGAGAGCCTCAAGACGGCAGCAGGGCGCCGCGAGGGCGCGCGGCGGGCGGAGTTCATGAGACAGTACCTCGCTCGCCTCGCGCTGGAGATCGGCGGCGAGATGGCTTCTGACGTCAGCTGACGTCAGCTGACGTCAGCTGACGTCGGATAGCGTCGGAGCGCGTCAGCCCGTGCCGACGACCGTCACCGCGGCTGCCACGGCGACCGGGATGGTGAAGTTGTCGTCCATCCGCGTGGAGAACAGCTCGGTCGCCGCCCCGGCGAGGCCGGCGACGGCGGCCAGGAGGAGCCGCGAGGAGAGCGACGCCGGGCCGAGCGCCCACATCACGGCGAGGGCGCTCAGCGCGCCCGCCGCGAAGAAGGCGAGCGTGCCCTCCAGCGAGCGGCCGTCGCGCAGCCGCGTGCGGCCGAAGCGGCGGCCGATGAGGGCCGCCGCCGGGTCGGCCACCGCCAGCACCACAACCGCGAGCGACTGGCTCAGCCGTGTCCCGAACAGCGCCAGCAGGAAGAGCGCTGTCACATACCAGGTCGACGAGTTCACCCTGTAGCGCTCGTGCGGGTGCGCCACGAGCCGGAAGACCCCCATCAGCCGCTCATTGACCCGCTCGCTGACCCGGCGGGCGATCTCCATCGACCACACCGCCACCACGAACGCGCCGCTCGCGGCCACGAGCCCGCCGCGCTCCGGCAAGAGCTGGATCAGCCCGAGCACCGAGAGCCCCGAGCCCACGTGCCACAGGCTGCGCACATGGTTCGTCGGCCTGACGCTCGGCGGCGCGGCGACCACGCCGCGCAGCGTCAGCAGCAGCGACTCGTAGGCAGGCTGCACCTCCCGCTGGAACGCGATCCACGCCGCCTTGGGCGAGGGCGTACCGGTCGGGGTCGCCCGCTCGACCGCCGCGAGCAACACGCGGAGCCGCTCGCGGAGCCGCTCGAGCCTGCCCCCCGCGTCGTCACGCTCGGCGGCCACGACGAGCTCGCGGAGTCGCGACGCCACCCGCTCGACCCGGGCGCGGACCTCGGGCTCGTCGTGGAAGACGAACACGGCGGGATCGACCTGACGCAACAGTACGCAGAGCTCTTCGGAGACGAGCTTGGTCTCGACGTGCAAGGCGTGGATCACGTTGGGTTTTGCGAAGATAATCGCCGGGGGTCGGGCGCCATGTCAGCGCTTCGTCATACCAGCACCCCGCGCGTGAGCTGGCTCGCGGGGCCAACCCTGCATGAGCCCGCACCCACGAGCCGGCGCGGCACGACGCACCGCGCGAGTCCCCGCCACGGGCCGGCGCTGCACGACGCGCCGCGCGAGCCGCCCCAAACGCCCGACCAGGGCCCGGAGGAGATCGCGGGCGCGACAACCCCCCTCCTGCCCCACCCCGCGGCGACCGCGGCATACGCTCGGCTCGCCTCGCGAGGACGCATGACATGGCAATTCATGGATTCGTGCAATCTGCCAACAAGGATTGCTTCTCTATTCCATTCCCGCCTCGGCTCCGCGTGACTCGCGCTCTGCAGAGCGTCCGGACGAGATCGCATGAGAGGCGCCTTACGACGCCGGACAGAGCGATAGCCGTCGCGCTTTCCCTGCGCGCGCGCTGCGGCTAGGTTGCGTCGCGCCGCGGATTCGACGGGTGGGCGCGAGGCGCCCGGGGAGGCAGCGCGCGACCTGCGCGCGCGCGGCCGGTCATGCGTCGTCCCCTCGGAGTCGGAGAATCGAGGAACATGAAGGTCTCAGTTCGGTACACCGCGCTATCGCTCGCTCTGCTCGCAGGCCCCACCGCCCACGCGCGGGAGCGCCCGAACTACGACGCATACTTCAAGGCCCCACCCGCGCTGCCCGCCCGCGCGGGGCGCGACGTCGACGAGCGCGCGCCGGGCGCCGTCGTCGCGTCGACCGATCCGCAGCGCGGGGTGCCCACCTTCGCGTGGGCGACGTCCCCGGGCCACCGCCCGCCCGCCGCGACCCACGGGACGCCCGAGGCCGCGGCCCGATGGTACGTGCAGCGGTACGCGCGGCTCTACGGTCTTCCGCAGGCCGCGCTCGATACGGCCGTGGTGCGCCACGTCCACGACACCGGGCGCGGCGGCGTCGTCGTGACGCTCGGCCAGGACGTCGACGGGATCCCGGTCTTCCGGAGCGGGCTCAAGGTGCTCATGAAGCGCGACCTCGAGCTCGTCGCCCTCGCCGGCAACCTCCACGCGTCGGCCGTCCCGCTGCCGCCCGGCGCCGCCTCGCCGACGGCCGGCTCGCTCCGCGGCCGGGCGTTCTCCGGCTCGCCGGCGCAGGCGCTCGTCCGCGCCCTGCGCGACGCGCACCGCATCGACGTCAAGACGGCCGACCTCCGCGAGCTCGGCGGGGCGAAGGGCGGGTATCGGCTCTTCGACATCGCGGACACCGATCACGCGCGCCAGCGCGCCGGGGGCCTGCGCTTCACGCAGCCGGCGCGGGTGAGGAAGGTGCTCTTTCCGCTGCCCGATCGGCTCGTCGCCGGCTACTTCGTCGAGCTCGTCTCGGGCGACGCCGGCGGCACGAGCTCCGCGGCGTACGCCTGGGTGTTCGGGGCCGGCGACGGGCAGATGCTCTACCGGGAGAACCTCTCCCACGCCGCGTTCGATTACCGGGTCTGGGCAGAGGAAGGGGGCGATCACAGGCCGCTCGACGGCCCCCTCGCGGATCTCTCGCCGCACCCGACCGGGCGGCCCGACGGCCAGATCGCTCGGTTCATCGCGCCGAGCCTCATATCCATCGATGGGTTCAACACGAACCTCGACGGCGGGGCCGATCCTTGGCTGCCGGCCGACGCGACCTCGACCCGCGGCAACAACGTCGACGCCTACGCGGACCACAACCCGCCCGACGGGTTCTCCAGCGGCGATACGCGCGCGGAGCTCTCGGGGCCGGGCTCGTTCGACCACATCTATGACCCGCTCGCCGAGCCGCTCGCCACGCCCGAGCAGACCATGGCGGCCGTCACCCAGATCTTCTACGTCACGAACTGGCTCCACGACTGGTACTACGACTCCGGCTTCACCGAGGCCGCGGGCAACGCCCAGCGCGACAACCTCGGTCGGGGCGGCCTCGACGGCGATCCGCTCCTCGCGGAGGCGCAGGACGACGCGATCGGCGGCAGCCGCGACAACGCGAACATGGACGCGACGTACGACGGCGCGTCGCCCCGGATGCAGATGTACCTGTGGTCCGGGCCGGACCAGCGCTCGCTGAGCGTCACGCCGCAGAACGCCAGCTACGCGTCGAACACCGCCTTGTTCGGGCCCCAGCGCTACGAGGTGACCGGCGAGCTCGCCCTCGCCCTGGACGGCGCCGAGCCCCGCGGCGACGCGTGCGGGCCGATCACGAGCGACGTGGCCGGCAAGATCGCCCTCATCGACCGGGGCGGGTGCACCTTCGCCGAGAAGGCGCAGAGCGCGCAGGCGGCGGGCGCCGTCGGCGTGCTCATCGCCAACAACCGCGAGAGCGACGGCGCCCCGCGGCTGTTCGGCGAGGCCCCCGAGGTGACGACCCCCGCCCAGAGCATCTCGCAGGCGGACGGCAGCGCGCTCAAGGCGGCGCTCGCCGCCTCGGACGCGCCGATCACGGTCACCATGACCCGCGAGCCCAGCGTCGAGCGCGACGGCACGATCGACAACACCATCGTGGCGCACGAGTGGGGCCATTACATCCACCTCCGTCAGGTCGCGTGCGGCACCAAGATGTGCGGCGCGCAGAGCGAGGGGTGGGGCGACTTCATCGCGCTGCACATGGCGCTGCGCGACGGCGACGACCTCGACGGCGCCTTCCCGCTCTCGAGCTACGGGAGCGCGGCGCTCGGCGACAGCTACTTCGGCATCCGCCGCGCCCCCTACTCCGTCGACTTCACCAAGAACGGGCTGACGTTCAAGCACATCTCCGAGGGCGCCCGCCTCCCCGACCACCCGCTCAACGGCTCGGGCTCCGACAACTCCGAGGAGCACAACGCGGGAGAGGTCTGGGCGAGCATGCTGTTCGAGGCCTACGTCGGGCTGATCCGGCACGGCAGCGGCCTGACCCCGCCGCGCGCGTTCGAGCAGACCCGGCGGCGGATGAGCGATTACGTGGTGGCCGGCATGCAGCTCGCGCCGGTGAGCCCGACGTACACCGAGCAGCGCGACGCGCTCCTCGCCGCCGCGCTCGCCAGCGATCAGGGCGACTTCCTCGCGCTGGCAGAGGCGTTCGCCCGGCGCGGCGCCGGCACGTGCGCCGTGTCCCCGCGCGCCGACTCGCACGATTTCTCGGGCGTCGTGGAGAGCTTCAGCGTCCAGCCCGAGATCTCGCTGGTCCGGGCGGAGCTCGACGACAGCGCCGGCTCCTGCGACCGCGATGGGCTGCTCGACGCGGAGGAGTCGGGCACGATCGCGATCGAGATCGTGAATCGCGGCGCGGCGCCCCTGACGGGGGCGGTGGCGTCCATCGAGGTGCCTTCCGCAGGGGTGACGTTCCCGGACGGCGCGCGCGCGTCGTTCGGCGACATCGCGCCGTTCGCGACCGGGACCGCGACCGTGGCGGTGAAGCTCGACCGGACCGTGGCGCCCGCCGAGGACCTCAAGCTCAGCCTGACGCTGAAGAGCGCCGCGGCGTGCACGCCGGCGCGGGTGGAGGCCCTGGTGCGCCGCGTGAACTACGACGAGGTGCCGGGGTCCTCGGCGGTCGACGACGTCGAGGCGCAGAGCACGACCTGGAGCGTCGAGGGGCTCTCCGGCGAGGTCGTCTGGTCGCGCGCCGAGGGGACCGCGCCTAACCGCGTGTGGCGCGGCGTCAACCTCGGGAGCGTGTCCGACACGGCGCTGGTGTCGCCTGCCCTGGAGGTCAGCGAGACCGAGCGCTTCGTGCTGACGTTCGCGCACCGGCACCAGTTCGAGACGAGCGACGAGACGTTCTGGGACGGCGCGGTGGTCGAGCTCAGCGCCGACGGCGGCGAGACGTGGCAGGACATCGGGAGGCGCGCGCAGCCCGGCTACAACGGGAAGGTCACCGTCGAGTCCGGCAATCCGCTGGGCAGGCGGAGGGCGTTCGTCGGCCAGAGCCCCTCGTGGCCCGACGTCGACCACGTCGCGATCGACCTGGGGACCGCGTTCGCCGGGAAGACGGTGCAGGTGCGGTTCCGCGTCGGCACGGACGCGGCCGCGGGCGACACCGGCTGGGAGCTCGACGACCTCGGGTTCGCGGGCCTGAAGAACAAGCCGTTCGCGACGGTGGTCGAGGACACGGCCTCCTGCCAGGGCGGGCCCGAGGCCGACGCGGGGACGGACCAGGTGGCCGCGATCGGCGAGTTCGTGACGCTCGACGCCTCGGGGAGCTCGGACCCCGAGGAGGACGAGCTGACGTTCTCCTGGGTGCAGACGGCGGGGCCCGCGGTCGAGCTGACCGGCGAGGGCGCGCGGGCGACCTTCGTGGCGCCCGAGGTGACCGAGGCGACGACCCTGGCGTTCGCGGTGACGGTCAGCGACGGGATCCTGGAGGCGACCGACCAGGTCAGCGTGGTGGTCGATCTGGCGAAGGAGCCGGAGGCTGAAGGGTGCGGGTGCGCGATCCCGGGGGGCGCGCCGCGCGGGCCGCTGGGCGCGCTCGGGGCCGCCGCGGCGCTCGCGGCGTTCGCGGGGCGGCGGCGGCGGCGGGGCGGCGGAGCGAGTTGAACCGTGAGCCCCGTGAGCCCGGGAACATCTGAGGCGGAATATTCACCCATTGACGCCCGCGGCCCGGTCCCCCACGGTGGCCGATCAGCATGGGACTCAGCAACGCACCTCCCGCCTTTCCCGTCGTGCCCGCCGATCAAGCGCTGGAGCGCCTGATCGAGGGCAACCGGCGCTTCGTCGACAACATCCGCAGCGAGCACATCGAGATGGGCCCGCGGGCGCGGGCCGCCCTCGTGGACGGGCAGCAGCCCTTCGCCATCGTCCTCAGCTGCTCGGACTCGCGGGCGCCGTCGGAGCTCATCTTCGACCAGGGGCTCGGGGACCTGTTCGTCATCCGGGTCGCGGGCAACGTGGTGGCGCCCTCGCTCGTCGGCAGCGTGGAGTTCGCCGCCGCCGCCTTCGGGACCCGCCTTGCCGTGGTGATGGGCCACTCGCGCTGCGGCGCCATCGACGCCACGCTGAGCGAGCTGCTCCACGAGGACCACCGCGGCCCCCTCACCGACAACATCCGCGATATCGTCGAGCGCTGCCGGGCTCCCGTCGAGACGGTGGTGAGCGCCGCGGGCCGCCACGCCGACAGAGACTTTCTCCTGCGCGAGGCGGTGCGCGCCAACGTGCGCAACTCGTGCGATCACCTCCGGCACGGCAGCCGGCTGCTCGAGCGCCTGTGCGCCGAGGAAGGCATGCTGATCGTGGGCGCCGAGTACGCCCTGGAGACCGGCAAGGTGACGTTCCTCCCGCGCCCGTGACGAGCCGGCGCGCCTCGTCACGAGATCAAAGACATCCTGTTCTCGCTCTCCAAGCAAGTTCACCTGATAAGGCCGCTGCAGAGCAAGCAATCGCTCTTCTTCTACGTGGCCCTCGACCGCGCGCGGGCCAACCTGGCGATGGCAAATCACGCTGGCGGAGATCGAGAAGAGCTCACGCTCTAGAGCGAAAACCGGTTGAAACTGCCTGAAAGCGCAGAATTTCGAACCGAAGGCGTCATGAGACGCCAAGATATTCATCTTATGGCAT
The DNA window shown above is from Sorangium aterium and carries:
- a CDS encoding M36 family metallopeptidase, whose translation is MKVSVRYTALSLALLAGPTAHARERPNYDAYFKAPPALPARAGRDVDERAPGAVVASTDPQRGVPTFAWATSPGHRPPAATHGTPEAAARWYVQRYARLYGLPQAALDTAVVRHVHDTGRGGVVVTLGQDVDGIPVFRSGLKVLMKRDLELVALAGNLHASAVPLPPGAASPTAGSLRGRAFSGSPAQALVRALRDAHRIDVKTADLRELGGAKGGYRLFDIADTDHARQRAGGLRFTQPARVRKVLFPLPDRLVAGYFVELVSGDAGGTSSAAYAWVFGAGDGQMLYRENLSHAAFDYRVWAEEGGDHRPLDGPLADLSPHPTGRPDGQIARFIAPSLISIDGFNTNLDGGADPWLPADATSTRGNNVDAYADHNPPDGFSSGDTRAELSGPGSFDHIYDPLAEPLATPEQTMAAVTQIFYVTNWLHDWYYDSGFTEAAGNAQRDNLGRGGLDGDPLLAEAQDDAIGGSRDNANMDATYDGASPRMQMYLWSGPDQRSLSVTPQNASYASNTALFGPQRYEVTGELALALDGAEPRGDACGPITSDVAGKIALIDRGGCTFAEKAQSAQAAGAVGVLIANNRESDGAPRLFGEAPEVTTPAQSISQADGSALKAALAASDAPITVTMTREPSVERDGTIDNTIVAHEWGHYIHLRQVACGTKMCGAQSEGWGDFIALHMALRDGDDLDGAFPLSSYGSAALGDSYFGIRRAPYSVDFTKNGLTFKHISEGARLPDHPLNGSGSDNSEEHNAGEVWASMLFEAYVGLIRHGSGLTPPRAFEQTRRRMSDYVVAGMQLAPVSPTYTEQRDALLAAALASDQGDFLALAEAFARRGAGTCAVSPRADSHDFSGVVESFSVQPEISLVRAELDDSAGSCDRDGLLDAEESGTIAIEIVNRGAAPLTGAVASIEVPSAGVTFPDGARASFGDIAPFATGTATVAVKLDRTVAPAEDLKLSLTLKSAAACTPARVEALVRRVNYDEVPGSSAVDDVEAQSTTWSVEGLSGEVVWSRAEGTAPNRVWRGVNLGSVSDTALVSPALEVSETERFVLTFAHRHQFETSDETFWDGAVVELSADGGETWQDIGRRAQPGYNGKVTVESGNPLGRRRAFVGQSPSWPDVDHVAIDLGTAFAGKTVQVRFRVGTDAAAGDTGWELDDLGFAGLKNKPFATVVEDTASCQGGPEADAGTDQVAAIGEFVTLDASGSSDPEEDELTFSWVQTAGPAVELTGEGARATFVAPEVTEATTLAFAVTVSDGILEATDQVSVVVDLAKEPEAEGCGCAIPGGAPRGPLGALGAAAALAAFAGRRRRRGGGAS
- a CDS encoding carbonic anhydrase, which encodes MGLSNAPPAFPVVPADQALERLIEGNRRFVDNIRSEHIEMGPRARAALVDGQQPFAIVLSCSDSRAPSELIFDQGLGDLFVIRVAGNVVAPSLVGSVEFAAAAFGTRLAVVMGHSRCGAIDATLSELLHEDHRGPLTDNIRDIVERCRAPVETVVSAAGRHADRDFLLREAVRANVRNSCDHLRHGSRLLERLCAEEGMLIVGAEYALETGKVTFLPRP
- a CDS encoding diacylglycerol/polyprenol kinase family protein codes for the protein MIHALHVETKLVSEELCVLLRQVDPAVFVFHDEPEVRARVERVASRLRELVVAAERDDAGGRLERLRERLRVLLAAVERATPTGTPSPKAAWIAFQREVQPAYESLLLTLRGVVAAPPSVRPTNHVRSLWHVGSGLSVLGLIQLLPERGGLVAASGAFVVAVWSMEIARRVSERVNERLMGVFRLVAHPHERYRVNSSTWYVTALFLLALFGTRLSQSLAVVVLAVADPAAALIGRRFGRTRLRDGRSLEGTLAFFAAGALSALAVMWALGPASLSSRLLLAAVAGLAGAATELFSTRMDDNFTIPVAVAAAVTVVGTG
- a CDS encoding helix-turn-helix transcriptional regulator; its protein translation is MSRALRVMELSDLLRARGATTVGELAATLGVSSRTVRRDLATLRERGVNIEGEAGPGGGIRLDAGRGVTAVHLSVAEIVTLWLSARLSQAASDLPWSNAASSALAKLLSSLPPERARELRALCRRVIVGDPASGPVRAGAGTPPAELVRLFEESFSSGVGLGFDYSDREGRTSRRRVEPHGLLIQSPVWYVLALDTGKNEPRMFRMDRISTPRVLREIAFRPNADVIWALLPNECAWRPLLGDRP
- a CDS encoding HD domain-containing protein, with the translated sequence MKDWEALFAKKLEETDLGNDPAHDLAHFTRVVATAKALAADEGAMLEIVVPAAWLHDLVNVPKNDPRRSQASRLSAEEALRFLRSVEYPEAFLPDIAHAIECHSYSAGIEPTTLEARVVQDADRLDGLGAIGIARCFAVGGLLGVRFYDPGDPFAERRPWDDRVNAIDHFHVKLFKTAESLKTAAGRREGARRAEFMRQYLARLALEIGGEMASDVS
- a CDS encoding DNA alkylation repair protein; translation: MGDRLKDLFDERRVRSIARDLRSAHPGLDERGFARDCLAGLSDLELTGRASRIADVMHHHLPQPFPEAARVIVASLGPELGRSDAFGLEPLQYMPHVFYVAKRGLDHFEDAMTAQYELTKRFSAEFSIRAFLTRYPDATLRRLRAWAADPNVHVRRLVSEGTRPRLPWAPRLRAFQQDPGPVIDLLEILKDDPERYVQRSVANNINDIGKDHPSVAASLCRRWLDGAPPGRQWIVRHALRSLVKKGDHGALDALGFGAAPSVAIASASLSPRSVKLGGELRFSFELTSTAPRDQELIVDCAVHFVKANGSTRPKVFKLRKLVLPPSGRAEIAGKVSFEEMTTRRHYPGRHSIDVMVNGVAHPLGQFEVCR